The following DNA comes from Emys orbicularis isolate rEmyOrb1 chromosome 13, rEmyOrb1.hap1, whole genome shotgun sequence.
atgttactgagcatgctcagtccaccATAAGTAGCACATCCTTACAGGGAACAGTTTTCTGTACTGCACCTGCGGGAGagttaattaatccaccccaatGGGCGATAGCTGCTATGTCTGTGGGAGAagctcaaaaaataaataaatgccaatTGACTCTCCTACGGCAGGAGGCAGGCAAATGGGAAATGCCAGCCAGAGAGGATTTCCCTGATAGATAAGATTTCCAACTCTCCCGGACTAGGCGCCATTGCCACAAATGGTGTATGATCCAGGAGAGTTGGCAAGcctactggcacatgaaattttttccccaaaggcccTAGAAAAGGCTAAAAAGCTGAAGAATAATCAGCTCTGGTCtgagcatgggcagcaggtatagcaggccgggggaagggaggctaagcaatggtggttgaagcatgaagggacagagGGAtccttagcgcatctggcatgtaaatctCTTTTGACTCCGGCTGCAACAGTGTCATAAGATTGCCTCTTCTCActtgcagcattatctcctgcaaatggaaacaaacttgtttgtctgagcgattggcagaagaagaaatagcactgagtggacttacaggctctgaaattttacattgttttatttttgaattcaggtattttttacataattctacgattggaatttcaactttcatgataaagggactgggctacagtacttgtaataggggaattgaaaaatactatttcctttgggggggggtgttcacagtgcaaatactggtaataaaaaataaagtgagcactgtacactttgtattctgtgttgtaattgaaataatatatttcaaaatggagacaacatccaaaaatatttagagaaatagtattctattattgtttaggaGTTCaaataatcatgtgattaatcaggattaatttttttaataatttgaaatccCTAGTTCCAATTGATTTCTTTGTTAAAATTATATggtaagaaagagaaaggcagcaatttttcagtactagtggctgtgacacttttgtacttTTTTGTTGGATTTTGGAAATGAGTCATTTTTAAGTGAGCCAAGGAGGCAAGACAGATCAGACTCCTGAGAGGGGCgcagtggtggggaaaggctgagagccactggcaTATAGGACTAACAGAGAGAGCACACTGGAGAACACACAATGGTAGGGGGCGGGGCACTTCAGCGGTTTACTGGACTACAACTAGGGGACAAGAACAGCACCCTGCAATCCTTCAGGAAGTCAAAAGGAGAGAACACTTTGCATTCATGAAAAGGGGGATTTCACCAATGATGGCTGGTGACCCTGGGAGAATGCTTTAACCATGGATTTTACCTGTAAAAGTTAATCTCAGCCTATCTGAATCCTGTTATACCTGGTGTTTGGTGTGTAACTGTTGGTCTTATTGCTTCGCTCACTATCTCTTCAATCTGAACTAATAAACTCTTGtttgttttcactaaaatatATATCTCGGTGCTGTGATGTTCTATTGGTGCTGATCCTcagttgaatcaaacaagctggtgTTGTCCCGACGGCTTACCTGGGAATTTCGGAGTGTCCAGTGGagaggggctggacactacagaagGACACGTCAGGGGCTGGAGACGAGGTTGCGCCTAGTGTTAATCTGTAAGGCAAAGTAAGGACTGGCAGAGCCCTGATGAGTTCATGTGGGGAGGTAAAAGGCCGGGGGTGACAGGGAACTGACAACCATTGAAGCAGAAGCACGGCTCCCTCGCGCTGAGACGGGGGGGCGGGGAAACAAGGAGATTCACTGTCCGGGGTGTTGGGGCGGTGCTGAATTATTATGAATTACTGCGCTTCTTATTAATTAATGTGGTGAACATGAATGTGGTACAGCTTGACATGTTAGaatttgctagaggattctgggagcagggccTTCTGAGCATCACATGGTTACTGTGGAAATTTTTTATTCTGCGTGTCTGTTCTGTTACTGACCTTTGTCAGTCAATATGCCGGCTCACTAGGTAAAGAAAATGTATAATCACAAGATCAGTGATCTTGGCACAAGCTGACCTGGGGCAAAATGACCCCTTTGGAAGGCATCGCGCTGACAGCTTgagtgaatgattgatgagagTGTAAACGTGGGGTAATGTCTGGTGGGTGCCCCTTCAGCAGTCCCTTCCAAAGTATTAATTAGGAGAAAATTAGTAATAAAATGTCCACAGGGCATATGAGtcctttgaaaaccactgcctcgGGGGAATCCTTGATAGACCAGGTGACTGTGAATAGAAGACAATGAAAGAGAGAAATCCTCATCTAGATCGATAGCTATACATGCTTCGCTAGCCAATCAGAATACCATGTGGGGCCAGCATAAATATTGAGAGTTTATGCTTGGGGAATTGAGGCTCACTAGGGAGACATGAATTAGATTGAATTCCAGAAGCAGTATAAGGTTTTCTTAAATAAACTGTTGTGCATGGAGTCTACTGAATCTGACTTGTTGATTGGTACCGAGAAACATTCTGCCCAGCTGTGAGCTGTTAAAGAGCCATCTCAACATTTGGTAGCAGAGGATGGTTACCATGTCAGTGAATAAGTTAACTGTTTCTAAACTGGTTGGATAAGCTAAAATATTGTCTTAAGATATTAGACTCTGTGGCCAGGAAACGAGGATTGGATCAGATTGGGATCAGATTGATTACAGATTATTGGGAGAGAGGGAAATACACAGGCACGTGGAGTTGAATTGGTGCTATCTTCAAGTCTATGATGTTCTACAAGTGCAAGCAAGCCGGGTTTACTCTGGAGGACAAGGGGGACACCCCGAAGCCTCCAGCTATGGTTAATGGGTGCTTGTTAAGACAGGTGTTTAAAAGCTTGGGGTCTGATCCATGTGTGACTGCTGCAGTCTCTACACTGCAGAAGAAAGGTTTGGACAACTTGTTGTTGGGGAATCAACAGGGCTATTCTCCCAAGAAAGTCCAAACAGCAGCACGAGTCATCTGTGCTATGTCTCAGGCTGTAAATAAGCTCACAGAAAAGCACAATGCCTGTgaatatgaaaatgaaaatttggaACAGGAACTGGAAAAACTAAAATTGCAATATGAAAACCAGAAATGAAATCTGGATAGTTGGATGACGGCAGGGGTCCCTTCCAGGGTGTGGTCAAGAAGCAGGGGGTTGGTTGGGGGTTCCGGGGAGCATTCAGGGAGTAGGGgaagggtggaaggggtgggggtaccAGAGGGTGGTCAGTgggtagggagcaggggggttggataggggcaggggtcccggggggaagtcagggtgcagggggagtggataGGAGGTGGGAGATCTGGGGGGCAATCaatgggcagggagcggggcggggttggATAGGAGAGGATCTAAACTTACCATGCACAGAGCAATCGCCCTGTATCCCAGACTCCGACAGCCCCATCCCATTGTGTGACCTATTAGTCCGAgcattcttttctctctttttcccttctAGGACATCAGAGGCACCTCGACCAGACATGTGGCTCCTTCTCACTCCCTCTCACACTTCTTGAGACTGGGCAGGGGTTGGACACCAGGTGAAAGCCACGTCTCCCCTCAGCACAGTGTGGACAGGAGCCACATTTTGGCTACTTTCACTTTGTTCAAGTTAACCTTGAGGTTCTCGCCCTGTGAACAAAACGGTGGATTTACCCATCCCAGGGGAAAGATTATGAACTCGTTACATCCCTGGGGGATTGGCTGCCTGTAGACACTGGGATATAATATGGGCCTTTCACTGCTAGGTCTCTGCTTACCATAgtcactgacttttatttttccctggagggctccacccctgctctgccctcaggcCCCGCCCGCACTATGCCcgtcccctgaggccctgctctcactccacctcttcctgaccccactccacctcctcccctaagGCCTTGCCCTctgtctgcctcttcctgcccctgctccaacccctctccgAAACCATAGCCAATCTGCAGGTCGCtactctccgccctcccccaggcaccTCCCCTAGCCACCAAACAGCTCATTGGCAGCCCgcagaacagctgtggctggtgggtgctcagctccccctatattttttccacaggggttggagctccggagcacccatggggtcagcACCTATGCTGCTTACAATCATGGGACCAAGCAGTGACCAAGTATAAAGAGTGACTGACAATGAGACTTAGCCCATGTCCTGCTGTTAATGGGCAAGTCGGTAAGGCCTAAATTTACAACAGTGGCCTAATTGTGGGTGTCTTGGTTTATCTCCTTGAAATACAGGACTTCAGGGCACGTGGTCGATCTGCATTCGCAGCTGCAGCCGGAGACAGTGGGTGTTGTGGGTGCCCAGCCCTTGGAGAACCAGCCCCTCAGCACTTAGGTCAGTACCCAAATTTGGACCCTAAATCAAAAGAGATACTTGACATTTGGACCCAGCCCATCATTGTGCTCTGGCTCCTTTGCCGGCTAGCATGGCTGTCTGTGCCTCCTCTCCAGCAGTTGCAGACACAGGGAGTGCTCCTGGGAGGGGCagaagggagtggggttggggcatggacaggctggaggagggagggatggaaaggGATAGAGGGGTGTGGCCAGGGTGAAGCTGCACCTCTTATACTCGGCTGAGCCGCAACGTCTCTATTAACCACCTTGTTAAACTGCTGCAACACTGGACTCGGGTAACTAGCTGCATTCGCAGCAGCATCTCTGGGCAGCACGGCTCCACAGCTGAATtccctctccttgtccccaaAGGCAGCTTCCCAGACTGTCCCAGGCCTTCCCAGACTTCCCCAGGCCTCCTCAGTCtgtccccacatcccctcctgcagccgctATGGGCAACTGGCCTGAGAGGTCTCTGTTTATCCCACACCATGTGCCCTGCATCCCCTAATGCGAGCTccccgcagccccgctgcccTCGGCCATTGGGCCCCAGCCCTCACCTGGGGGACAGGAGCTTGGTCTCCCTGCAGTCCCTAGTCTCTCTGCTGGGACtaacaaaaagggaggaaatgggTGCAGGGCTTGCTGGGTGTGGTTGTGTTACAGGGTCACCTGCCCCACTAGGGCCCAGGCTGAGATCCCAGCACATTCCACAGGCCCCTGATCCGCCATCAGATGGACTTTCAGCCTCCGTccctatgggggtgggggaagcactggGTTATAgccctgggggagctgctgggggagggaggagacttaCCTGCTCACAGACAATTTTAAGCATTATAAAGcttcaactttttgaatctcagtgtctagtGTCATTAAATAGTTCTGGTCTGACCAAAATATTGTCTgatccccccataatttcccacaaccgtgacaatttaaattggaatgaaatgcttaaaacccagatTGTTGTGCAACTCTGAAAgtttaaatcaataaatataaaaattgcttaaaataaacattatctgtcacaattatatattataaaaaaatTCTGCCCAGTCTGACTATCACTCCTGACACacagctcctgctcctccagGCTCATCCTCACAGGGGGATGCCTCAGTGACCCTCCACACCAgcacaggggctgactggaggccGGGAGCCCTTTGGGGTTTTAATTACAGGCTAATTTCACTGAAAGTTACCTGCCACGGGTGTGACTGTACATTTTTTCACTAAAGCCTCCAGGAATGAAATTGGCTGTGTGGTTCCTGCTCAGGAAACAGCATAAGTCATTTTCAGGCAAGGAAACACCCCCTTGCTGCTGCAGGCGGGGCATAGTGTGAAATCAGGAAATCGAAACTAACCCTGATCCACTGCCCAGAGgagccatggctgcagagaacCCCGCGGAAAGTCTCCAGGAGGAAGCTACATGTCCCGTCTGTCtggagttgtcataactataaaaggaagggtaacagctctctgtgtacagtactaaaatccctcctggtcagagactccaaaatccttttacctgtaaagggttaagaagctcgggtaacctggctgacacctgacccagaggaccaataaggggacaagatactttcaaatcttggggggcgaaaggcttttgtgtgtgtcctttgtttaaggggttgttcgctcttgggactgagagggaccagacatcaatccaggttctccccatctttctaaacaagtctctcttatttcaaaattgtaagtaaaagccaggcaaggcatcttagatttactttgttttctcagcttgtaaatgtaccttttactagagtgctttttttgtttgctatactttgaacctaagacagaggggattcctctgagctctttaagtttgattaccctgtaaagttattttccatactgattttgcagagatgatttttaccttttgctttaattaaaagcctcctttttaagaacctgattgatttctccttgttttaagatccaaagggggtttggatctgtattcactaggagttggtgaaaggaaggaggggggaagggtcaatttctccttgtttaagatccaagaagtttggatctgtattcaccagggaattggtgaaaggtttctcaaggcttcccagggagggaattcttaagatggtggcagcggaccagagctaagctggtagataagcttagaagttttcatgcaggcccctacatttgtaccctaaagttcaaagtggggatacagccttgacaggagtaTTTCACAGAACCTGTGAGTCTGGAGTGTGGGCACAATTTCTGCCGAGACtgcatcagccagtgctgggagggatccGATACAGCCCgctcctgccctcagtgcagagaaactGTGCAACAGAGAAACCTCAGGCCCAACAGGCAGCTGGCAAATATCATAGAAATCGCCAAGCGGCTGAATTTACAAGCAGCAAAGGCAGCAGGAGGGGACGGGGTGTGTGGGGAACACCAGGAGGCTCTGAAACTGTTCTGTGAAGAGGATCAACCCCCCATCTGTGTGGTGTGCGACAAATCCCGGGCTCACCGCGCTCACAGGGTGGTTCCCATACaggaggctgcccaggagtaCAAGGTAGGGAATTGCTGTCAGATTTAATGGGTTAACTTTTGGGTTTTAATGAGAGGCTAATTTCACTGAAAGTTCCCTTTCATGGGTGTGACTCATCATTCAGCTCTGTAAAGTCTTCATTGTACAGGAGATGATATAACAAAATTAATGATCTGGCAGTGTGATAACAGAGGCAAAATATCAGGTCTTGAAAGtaggatctaccccaccccttccccaaggtcctcccatttgcggggagggatagctcagtggtttgagcattggcctgctaaacccagggttgagtgttcaaatccttgagggggccatttggggatttggttggggattggtcctgctttgagcagggggttggactagatgacctcctgaggtcccttccaacactgatattctatgattctatgatttcccacccccaaagccccactcactccataccCCCTCTCTCCAtttctcgctctcccccaccctcactcactttcaccggtctggggcaggaggttggggttcaggtgggggtgcaggctcttggctaAAGCCAAGGGGTttgcatgtgggagggggctctgcacggAGCCTTGCTCAggatgttggggtgcaggagggggtgatgggtgcaagctctgggagggagtttgggtgcaggagcgggctccgggctggggcagactgTTGGGGTGGAGGAATGGGAATGGGgtgctggccctgggaggagggcagggggttagggtgcaggagggggcacggggtgcaggaggtggtatgGGGTGTTGCGTGAAGGAGGGGATATGGGGTGCTGGCTTCAGCTAGGCAGCACTGACTTACCTCGGGAGGcccccagtcagtggtgcagcggggctaatgcaggctccctgcctgccccagccgttggccactcccggaaggggccaacacgcccctgtggccccgggggaggcatgtggctctgtgtgctgcccctctctgcaggcaccgctcccgcagctctctctggccacagttccccattcccggccaatgcgAGCTGTGGGAGCGGTGACTGCAGGCAGTGCAAGTAGCGCCGTGTGGCTGGGGCACGCAGGCAACCCCGCTGTGCCACCGGAGATTGCGATTGACAGGGAAAGTCTCCAGGATCGACTGGTAGGTGACCACTGGTCTAGCTAGACagaaggtgggaagggaaactgaggcacaaagcaaggCAGCGAGttgcccacagtcacccagcatgtcagtgacagagcttagtatagaacccagttctccccAGACCAAAACCCGAATCACTTTGCCATGCTGCCATCTTCGCATCACCCCACCCAGTGATGAAGTGTATCTGTTAGGAGGGAGAGACACCATGATAAAGGTGCCAGGCCCACCAGGGAGATGAGGTTTCTCGCTGGGATTCTGAACTCCTGTGTTGCTCCATCAGGGGTTAAACTCAGATGCTGCCGGCCTGCACTAGAGAAGATCACTGGGCTAACCACTGCGTGGGACCCCGAGCACCTAGAGTCCGCACACAAAAAGGCTCCAGACAGCTCAGGTCCATGCCAAATACCACTGGGATTAGACTGGGTTGTAGCAAAACTAACCACAGGCTGGAGCTGACCGGTGCCAGTCTGACCTGTTCTGTTGTGTATGTGGGCAAGGACCAGCCAAAGTGGTTTCATTAGTCCAACCAGGCAGCTTTTTGaaatctcccagaatgcactgcttccGGGATCATTACCAGGGAATGGAATCATGGGGCATTTGCCCAGGGGGCATTGCGATGGAAAGGGTTTAGGACAGCACTGGGCCAAACCCCAACCCGTCCTTTATACAAATCTGCATCATGTCTAATTAGTGTGGTCACTGAGGATTCCCCAGAACATAGGACATGGCCACGCCTGCCTGCATGGGCCCGTACTCACCAGTAGCAGCCATCCTGCGTGGGCCCACCACTGCTTTTCTCAGCGTGTCCCCACCTGCATCATTCTGCATGACGGTGCTaccccagccccgtccccacCCTCACGGGTGTCCTCCTACATCCTCAGTCTCCTCCTCTCTTTTGCACCAGACAAAGCCACGTCCAGTGCCGGGTCCCTATTGGACGGGGATAGTGCTCCACAAAACTGGGACTGCGCAGCTTCCAACCAGACGAATGGCCTCCCGACGTCTCATGGGGTTTGCCCCGGTGCTTAGACCAGCTCTGCCCAACCAGTGCAGTCCCCAGGGCTTCAGGGCTGAAATCTCAGCCCCTATTTAAACCCTGGTGGCTTCTGGGATTTGTATAACTTGGTTTGTTAAACCTTCTGCAAAACTGGTTTATTGATTCACCCCCATGTGACTCCAGTGCCCTGTTATGTGTTGTACCACTAATCAGTTCACAAATACCAGTAAAGCTTGGTTATAATTGAGATCTCTATCTAATTACTAAAAAGACTAAACCAGAATTGGTAAAAAGTCTGAATGTGACACACTTCCAGTCTCCATTAGTAAGATTTTATCTCCTTGGTGGCCCTGATGTCACAAAGTGATTAGAAACACAGTCATCATGGGTTTCGGGTGGAAAAACACCCATTTCCAAGCACCTCTCAACTATCCAGATGAAACCTCCCAATTATTTCTGTTTCTTCAGGAAAGAATCCAGGCCCATTTGAAGACtttgagggaagagagagaaaagctgctgGGATTGAAAGCGACTGGAGAGAGGAATAGCCGGGAGTATCTGGTAGGTGCCTGTTGTTATTAACTGGCAGGGACTGGCAGTGGGAGGTCTATTTGGAGGCAgactcctgtgtggccttggtgaacatgggcttgtgtgtgtttctccatgaTCATGGAATGCTGGGTTAggttcatgtgtagacaagccctaagcttccATTTCAGCTGATGAGTTAATGCCTAGCCCTTGTGGCTTTTACAGAAATCCCCCCAAGTGAACTGAATGTCCTCGTGAAGAGCTCTCCACTGTCTggtcattttgtgtattttttaaatgtttccttcttttaaCTCCTCTGGTATCTCTGTCAGTGTAGTGCTGTGTCCTGTCCCCTGCCTCTCTGGGTCTGAATTTCCAGAGACGATAAATAACAGACTATGCTGACCATGACAGGCATGGAAACATCCCTTTCAGAGGGATACAGGGGCCAAAGGGGAAGGTGCAAGAGAATCTCCTGCCTACTACGCACAGGGTAAAGTCAAATGTCAGAAATCTTAGGATTTTCAAAGAAATTCAGCCTCCTCCCCACTCAGCTCTCCATGAAAGGACCCCGGGCTCCATCCATATGTCCCTGACCAGCCCTTGCCCTATTTTCatacagaaacaaacacaaaccgAAAGGCAGAACATTGTGTCTGAATTTCAGGAGCTGCGACAGTTCCTGGAGGAACAAGAGCGactcctgctggcccagctggagaagctggACGAGGAGATTGTGAGGATCCAGAATGAAAATGTCAGTCAACTCTCCGAGCAGATTTCCCGTCTCAGTGAGCTGATCAGTGAGATGGAGGGGAAGTGTCAGAAACCAGCAAGtgaattcctgcaggtgagactGAGTGAGAAACAcaggtgggtgctccagggcagccagctcctccctcagGGCCACTTGCTGGCTGCCCTGCCGatcatctcctccccctccctccagcaccaccTGCCTGCTGCAATAAGTTGTTCCACTGTGTGCaggagaggctgggagggagggggaggagcggggagggagtGTGCTCACaagaggaggcggggaagagatagggtgggggtggagtgggagctggAATAGTTGGGCTGGGGTATGGCATTGGGGGAAggtttggagtgggggtggggcatagggttgagcacccccagggacaaTTGGAAACCAGCACCTGTCATTAGAAACATgccagaaacacacagggaagggaGGGCTCCTGAATCATAAGCACTGGAGTCCAGCAGTCGGCGATCTCTATGTATCTCAGCGTGTGCATTGCTGACATGTGACTGAATATTATTCTTTGCAGAGTCACAGACAC
Coding sequences within:
- the LOC135887651 gene encoding zinc finger protein RFP-like, with product MAAENPAESLQEEATCPVCLEYFTEPVSLECGHNFCRDCISQCWEGSDTARSCPQCRETVQQRNLRPNRQLANIIEIAKRLNLQAAKAAGGDGVCGEHQEALKLFCEEDQPPICVVCDKSRAHRAHRVVPIQEAAQEYKERIQAHLKTLREEREKLLGLKATGERNSREYLKQTQTERQNIVSEFQELRQFLEEQERLLLAQLEKLDEEIVRIQNENVSQLSEQISRLSELISEMEGKCQKPASEFLQDIRSTLSRCQKGKFQQPEEISPELEERVSGFSWKTIALLETLGKFKDTLPSALETKRGGSLGAFRQVKVTLDPDTAYPDLVLSEDRKCVRCGDTRQNLPKNPERFDCWACVLGCEGFSSGRHCWEVEVGGGGGWAVGVARESVGRKGGISLSPDGGIWAVEQWRGQLQALTSPETPLPLSRVPSRIRVCLDCDRGQVTFINAGDEAPIFTFPLGSIPGERIRPWLRVWDRDTRLRLCP